A single window of Bombyx mori chromosome 17, ASM3026992v2 DNA harbors:
- the LOC101736181 gene encoding nibrin → MWYLRAENDERVLYITPEKREVIIGRSPDKQICSFPIIDDSSLSRRHASLTLSSNNCLFVQDLDSKYGTFINDCTEKLTTKVQLKSDDIVKLGKLNCIWRVYNLELVTCTSTFEKENLLHLKSILDKIGGQLKNEWDDSCGYLTMPELTLTIEVVFALVQGSYIVTTEFWNKCLESIHNLSIPPDPQLFTPEIIETTSNREIVSFLPNDKRKSLFLGIKCVFFSKPQFETYKKVLVKSSAEPLLLSESKLTKASLCEPDFIVIQYNISSTSQETQAQKNQMLEIISYLKSKGKRVIPDAEIGSAILYCSLNKYCNPDFNISNEILKQTDQNKITNILAPESQEITNINKEEQVLLNETLEVTNSFKRKLSEVSSYTQSNKKFASGTNNIENDNCNKRKTEHQEFDDVQNPPKKLAMEMNSSENELFNFVNPTNKNNSKTSEKKLNLSKPMKRKADADTDDDLFNFIKFNDNAKENASKLCRYEDKGDEGNSTVSISNVKKTITTEEIIAMRGKKLEELKNYTKPYSEVQHWIKKEISDDLNQKMNDLDLGTTVVTVKSELIIKKEPVEMQEPVSLVKNFKKFKKVWPVKMMVTVVPKIEKDKQLNDEVNSMVYTQDNN, encoded by the coding sequence ATGTGGTACTTAAGAGCCGAGAATGACGAAAGAGTATTGTACATTACCCCTGAAAAAAGGGAAGTGATTATAGGCCGAAGTCCTGATAAACAGATATGTAGCTTTCCTATAATTGATGATTCGTCGCTGAGCAGGCGACATGCTTCTTTAACGCTGTCTtcaaataattgtttatttgtgCAAGATTTGGATTCCAAGTATGGTACGTTCATTAATGATTGCACCGAAAAACTGACTACTAAAGTTCAACTCAAATCTGATGATATTGTGAAATTGGGAAAGCTTAATTGCATTTGGCGGGTTTACAATCTTGAGCTGGTAACATGTACATCAacatttgaaaaagaaaatcttCTCCACCTCAAATCTATTCTGGATAAAATAGGAGggcaactaaaaaatgaatgggATGATAGTTGTGGTTATTTAACCATGCCAGAATTGACTTTAACTATAGAAGTTGTTTTTGCACTAGTTCAAGGATCGTATATAGTAACCACTGAGTTTTGGAACAAATGCCTTGAATCTATACATAACCTTTCAATTCCACCAGACCCTCAATTATTTACTCCTGAAATTATAGAAACAACATCGAACAGAGAAATTGTTTCATTTTTGCCTAATGATAAAAGAAAGAGTTTATTTTTGGGAATAAAGTGTGTTTTCTTTTCTAAACCACAGTTTGAGACGTATAAAAAAGTCCTAGTTAAAAGTTCTGCAGAACCTTTGTTGTTGAGCGAGTCAAAACTAACAAAAGCTTCACTCTGTGAGCCAGATTTCATAgtcatacaatataatatatcaaGTACAAGTCAAGAAACACAAGCTCAAAAAAACCAGATGTTAGAAatcatttcatatttaaaaagcaAGGGTAAAAGAGTAATTCCTGATGCAGAAATTGGATCAGCCATACTTTATtgttctttaaataaatattgcaatCCTGActtcaatatttctaatgaaatacttaaacAAACAGATCAAAATAAGATTACTAACATTTTGGCACCAGAGTCTCAagaaataacaaatataaacaAAGAAGAACAAGTACTTCTCAATGAAACATTAGAAGTCACAAATAGTTTTAAGAGAAAGTTAAGTGAAGTAAGCAGTTATACCCAAAGCAACAAGAAATTTGCTTCTGGGACTAACAACATTGAAAATGATAActgtaacaaaagaaaaactgAACATCAAGAATTTGATGATGTACAGAATCCTCCCAAGAAACTAGCCATGGAAATGAATTCATCTGAAAATGAGCTATTCAACTTTGTAAATCctaccaataaaaataacagcaaAACatcagaaaaaaaactaaatctatCCAAACCAATGAAACGAAAAGCTGATGCTGATACAGACGatgatttattcaattttataaaatttaatgataatgCAAAAGAGAATGCATCAAAACTGTGTAGATATGAAGATAAAGGCGATGAAGGAAACTCCACAGTGTCTATTTCAAATGTCAAGAAAACTATAACAACAGAGGAAATAATTGCTATGAGAGGAAAGAAACttgaagaattaaaaaattatacaaagcCATATTCAGAGGTACAGCATtggattaaaaaagaaataagtgATGACCTAAATCAAAAAATGAATGATCTTGACTTGGGAACCACTGTTGTTACTGTAAAAAGTgaattgataataaaaaaagaacccgTAGAAATGCAGGAACCAGTATCATTagtaaaaaatttcaaaaaatttaagaaGGTTTGGCCGGTGAAAATGATGGTCACTGTTGTACCAAAAAtagaaaaagacaaacaattgaACGATGAAGTAAATTCTATGGTTTATACCCAGGACAATAACTGA